Proteins from one Ipomoea triloba cultivar NCNSP0323 chromosome 1, ASM357664v1 genomic window:
- the LOC116022404 gene encoding lariat debranching enzyme, with protein MKIAVEGCMHGDLDNVYATLLHLQDVEKIKIDLLICCGDFQAVRNEKDLESLNVPAKYKSMNSFWKYYSGEKVAPFPTIFIGGNHEASNYLWELYYGGWAAPQIYFLGFAGVIKFGNIRIGGLSGIYKSHHYHSGHYEKVPYNERDIRSIYHVREYDVHKLMQVEEPIDIFLSHDWPLGITDHGNLKSLLSQKPFFKQEIQEGTLGSKPAAELLEKLRPSYWFSAHLHCKFAALVQHGEGSSVTKFLALDKCLPGRKFLQVIEVESEPGPYELQYDEEWLAIMRKFNSILPLTIRRVDYSNVQLDLQECRHFVRNKLQSRGAKPFDFVRTVPCHDPCQPLANGVFSGHCRNPQTEALLQLLELEYLLDNKSESREFSGSPASFISSSFDYGTEDIPIDDVDDIDEPKEVDASETENEQI; from the exons ATGAAGATAGCAGTAGAAGGGTGTATGCATGGAGACCTAGACAATGTGTATGCTACCTTATTACACTTACAGGATGTGGAGAAAATAAAGATTGATCTTTTGATATGCTGTGGTGACTTTCAG GCTGTTAGGAATGAGAAGGATCTTGAAAGTTTAAATGTGCCAGCCAAGTACAAGAGCATGAACTCTTTCTGGAAGTATTACTCAGGAGAGAAAGTAGCACCATTCCCAACTATTTTCATAGGGGGCAATCATGAAGCCTCAAATTATCTGTGGGAGCT ATATTATGGAGGATGGGCAGCACCTCAGATATACTTCCTTGGATTTGCTGGAGTAATCAAGTTTGGTAACATTCGTATTGGGGGCCTCTCTGGAATATATAAATCACACCACTATCATTCGG GACATTATGAAAAGGTTCCTTATAATGAGCGAGATATTCGATCCATATATCATGTTCGTGAGTATGATGTTCACAAGCTTATGCAAGTTGAAGAACCAATTGATATCTTCCTTTCACATGATTGGCCCCTGGGCATTACTGATCACGGAAACTTGAAGAGTCTTCTCAGTCAAAAACCTTTTTTCAAGCAAGAG ATTCAAGAAGGAACTCTGGGAAGTAAACCTGCTGCAGAATTATTGGAGAAGTTGAGGCCATCCTACTGGTTTTCTGCTCATCTACACTGCAAATTTGCTGCTTTGGTTCAACATGGTGAGGGTAGCTCCGTCACCAAATTTCTTGCTCTTGATAAATGCCTCCCTGGTCGGAAATTTTTGCAA GTTATTGAAGTTGAGTCAGAGCCAGGACCATATGAACTCCAGTACGATGAAGAATGGCTAGCAATTATGAGGAAGTTTAACTCTATCTTACCTCTGACAATCAGGCGTGTAGATTATAG CAATGTACAGCTTGATCTGCAAGAATGCCGTCATTTTGTAAGGAATAAACTTCAATCAAGAGGGGCCAAACCTTTTGATTTTGTGCGCACTGTGCCATGCCACGATCCTTGTCAACCTCTTGCTAATGGTGTCTTTTCTG GTCACTGCCGAAATCCCCAAACAGAAGCCTTATTACAGCTCCTTGAACTTGAATATCTTCTTGATAACAAGTCAGAATCTAGGGAGTTTTCTGGAAGTCCAGCTTCATTTATTTCTA GCTCGTTTGACTATGGTACTGAAGATATCCCCATTGATGATGTGGATGATATTGATGAACCAAAAGAGGTCGATGCCAGTGAAactgaaaatgaacaaatataG